The genomic stretch GCTGGCCCAAACGGCACAGCATCGGGGTCGTAGCTGGATCCGTTATGATCCCCGCGGGGTCGGGCGCTCGGACGGGCGCTTTGCCGCCCAGACCCTGAGCCGCGGGCTGGCCGACCTGCATCTGCTGCTGCGCTTCATCGCACCCCGCCCGGCCGTGCTGGTGGGCTCCAGCATGGGCGGCTGGCTGTCGGTGCTGGCCGCCAGTCGCTGGCCTGCCCGCATCCACGCCCTGCTGCTCATCGCACCAGCCTTCAACTTCATCCAGGATCTGTATGTGGGCCTGCCAGAAGCAGAGCGTCAGGCCTGGGCGGATACCGGCACCCGCCGCTTTGCCGACCACTATGGCGGCACGGATTATCAACTCGATTTCACCCTGGTACAGGACGCCTGGCGCCATGATGTCCTGCGCTGGCCGCCGACGCTGTCATGTCCGGTGCACATTCTGCATGGCGCAGCCGACGAGATCGTGCCGCCTTCTCGCAGCATGCGGTTTGTAAAATCGCGTTCCAGTCCCCATGTGCTTCTGGACATCCTGCCTGGCGTGGGTCA from Thermithiobacillus plumbiphilus encodes the following:
- a CDS encoding alpha/beta fold hydrolase codes for the protein MPSGPERPFTLLHASGERLAGLIHETAGQPVGIYVPGFNATLDGHKAQLLAQTAQHRGRSWIRYDPRGVGRSDGRFAAQTLSRGLADLHLLLRFIAPRPAVLVGSSMGGWLSVLAASRWPARIHALLLIAPAFNFIQDLYVGLPEAERQAWADTGTRRFADHYGGTDYQLDFTLVQDAWRHDVLRWPPTLSCPVHILHGAADEIVPPSRSMRFVKSRSSPHVLLDILPGVGHRLSGADAALLGALDACWPEEDLMHV